One Mycolicibacterium fallax genomic window, CGCCTCGCCGCTGTATCAGTCGGTGTCGATGCGGATGTCGGCCACCCTGGCCCCGATCCGCGACATCGACCCGGAGCGCACCGCCGACGAGCTCGCCGCGCAGGTGCAGAAGGCGATCGACGGGAAGGGGCTGATCCCGTGACCACCCGGGCACCGGCACGCAGCGACGACCGTCGCGCCCAGCGTCGGCTGGCGTACTGGCTGATCTCCCCGGCCGCGGTGCTGATGGTAGCCGTCACCGGCTACCCGATCCTGTACGCGGTGTGGCTGAGCCTGCAGCAGTACAACCTCGCGATGCCCGACGAGCGGTCCTTCGTCTGGTTCGCCAACTACCAGACCGTGCTCACCGACGGCTACTGGTGGTCGGCGCTGGGTGTCACCACCGCCATCACCGTGGTGTCGGTGGCGATCGAGTTCGTGATCGGGCTGGCGCTGGCGCTGGTCATGCACCGCACCATCTTCGCCAAATCGATGGTCCGCACGGCGATCCTGATCCCGTACGGCATCGTCACCGTCGCGGCGTCCTACAGCTGGTACTACGCCTGGACACCGGGCACCGGGTATCTGGCCAACCTGCTGCCCGACGGCGCCGCGCCGCTGACCGAGCAGTGGCCGTCGCTGGCGGTCATCGTGCTGGCCGAGGTGTGGAAGACCACCCCGTTCATGGCGCTGCTGCTGCTGGCCGGGCTGGCGCTGGTGCCCGACGATCTGCTGCGCGCCGCCCAGGTCGACGGCGCCGGGCACTGGCAGCGGCTGATCCGGGTGATCCTGCCGCTGATGAAGCCGGCCATCCTGGTCGCGTTGCTGTTCCGCACCCTCGACGCGTTCCGGATCTTCGACAACATCTACGTGCTGACCGGGGGCTCCAACGACACCGCGTCGGTGTCGATCCTGGGCTACGACAACCTGTTCAAGGGCTTCTCGCTGGGGCTCGGCTCGGCGATCAGCGTGCTGGTGTTCCTGTGCGTGGCGCTGATCGCCGTCATCTTCATCAGGTTGTTCGGCGCCGCGGCACCCGGCAGCGAGGGTGAGGCGAGCCGATGACCCAGCGCTGGGGTGCGGGCCGGGTGACCGGCTGGACCGTCGTCAACATCGCGGTGCTGATCTATGCGCTGCTGCCGGTGCTGTGGATCCTGTCGCTGTCGCTGAAGCCGACGTCAACGGTCAAGGACGGCAACCTGATTCCGACGTCGATCACGCTGGACAACTATCGGGCGATCTTCTCCGGCGGCGCCGGCTTCGACTCGGCGCTGATCAACTCCATCGGGATCGGACTGATCACCACCGTCATCGCGGTGATCATCGGTGGGATGGCCGCCTACGCGGTCGCCCGGCTGGAGTTCACCGGCAAGAAACTGCTGATCGGGGTGGCGCTGCTGATCGCGATGTTCCCGCAGATCTCGCTGGTGACACCGCTGTTCAACATTTGGCGCCAGACCGGGCTGTTCGACACCTGGCCCGGGCTGATCATCCCGTACATCACCTTCGCGCTGCCGCTGGCGATCTACACGCTCTCGGCGTTCTTCCGGGAGATCCCCTGGGAGTTGGAGAAGGCCGCCAAGATGGACGGCGCCACCCCGGCCCAGGCGTTCCGGAAGGTGATCGCACCGCTGGCCGCGCCCGGGATCGTCACCGCGGCGATCCTGGTGTTCATCTTCGCCTGGAACGACCTGCTGCTGGCCCTGTCGCTGACCGCGACGCCGCGGTCGATCACCGCGCCGGTGGCGATCGCAAACTTCACCGGCAGTTCGCAATTCGAGGAACCGACCGGATCGATTGCCGCCGGCGCGATGGTCATCACCGTGCCGATCATCATCTTTGTTCTCATCTTCCAGCGCCGGATTGTCGCCGGGCTGACCTCCGGCGCGGTGAAAGGGTAGCGATGGCCGAGATTGTCCTCTCGCAGGTGACCAAGAGCTATCCCGACGGCGCGGGCGTGCGCGAGGTCGTCCGCGACCTGTCGCTGACCATCGCCGACGGCGAATTCCTGATCCTGGTCGGCCCGTCGGGGTGCGGGAAGTCCACCACCTTGAACATGATCGCCGGCCTGGACGACATCAGCTCCGGCGAGCTGCTGATCGACGGGCAGCGGGTCAACGAGAAGGCGCCCAAGGACCGCGACATCGCGATGGTGTTCCAGTCCTATGCGCTCTACCCGCACATGACGGTGCGGCAGAACATCGCCTTCCCGCTGACGCTGGCCAAGCTCGGCAAGGCCGAGATCGAGGCAAAGGTGCAGGAGACCGCCCGGATTCTGGACCTCACCGAGTTGCTCGACCGCCGGCCCGCGCAACTGTCCGGCGGTCAACGCCAGCGGGTGGCGATGGGCCGGGCCATCGTGCGCAAACCCAAGGCGTTCCTGATGGACGAGCCGCTGAGCAACCTCGACGCCAAGCTGCGGGTGCAGATGCGCGGGGAGATCGCCGCGCTGCAGAAGCGGCTGGGCACCACCACGGTCTATGTCACCCACGACCAGACCGAGGCGATGACGCTCGGCGACCGGGTGGTGGTGCTGCTCGGCGGCGTCGCCCAGCAGATCGGCACGCCCGCCGAGCTTTACCAGCGGCCGGCGAACCTGTTCGTGGCCGGCTTCATCGGCAGCCCGGCGATGAACTTCCTGCCCGCCGCCCTCACCGATTTCGGCGTGGAGTTGCCGTTCGGCGAGGTGACGCTGCCGCCGGAAACCCTGGAGATCATCGCCGAGCATCCCCGGGCGGACCGCCTGATCGCCGGCGTGCGACCGGAGCACTTCGAGGACGCCGCGGTGATCGACGGCTACCAGCGGATCCAGGCGCTGACCTTCAGCACCGTCGCCGATCGGGTGGAGTCCCTTGGCGCGGACAAGTACGTGCATTTCCGCATCCCCGGCGCGCCCGCGGTGGCGGCCGAACAGCTCGCCGAGCTGGCCGCCGAATCCGGCGGCCGCGACGGTTGTGTGGCACGGGTGTCGGCGGATTCGGCGGCGGCCGAGGGCGCCGAGATCGAATTGGCGCTGGACACCGCCAAACTGGTGCTCTTCGACGCCGATTCCGGTGTCAACCTGACCATTCCGCGCCGATGAGCGCGGTCGTCGACCGGGTCCGGGAGCAGCTGCGCGCGCACTTCGCGGCGGCGGGCAACCTGGCCGAACCCGCCTCGGCGAGCGTGACGTTCCTGGGCCTGGAGCCGATTCAGGTGCTGCGGTTCGGGCCGGATTCCGCCGGTGTGCTGAGCTACGTGTCGGTGGGCTGCGCCCGGCATCCGATGGCCGATCCGACCGACATCGCCGCCGACCCGCACCGCGGCCCGCGCGCCGAGGTGGTGGTGACGCTGCGGGCCGGGCTGCCCACCGCGGGGCTGGCGCGATCGGTGGCGCTGCTGGCGGCGACCCCGGCGGTCGAGGGGGTGGTGCTCACCCCCGATGCCCTGATCGATCTCGGCGCGCCGCTGTGGGAACCCACGACGGCGGGCGTGTTCAGCGCTTTCCTGTTGGGGGACAGCTCGATTGGTGCCGTTGAGCTCGATCCGCCGGCCGAGCCGGTGGTGTTCCTCTCGGCGGTGCCGATCACCGCGACGGAGGCGGCCTGGGTGCGACTCAAGGGTGCGCCCGCGCTGCGGGAGGCCTGGGAGCAGGACGGCGTCGACGTGACCGATCCGGCCCGGCGGGCCTGGTCGCCGAGCTGAACCGGATTGCCTCAGAGCCAGTCGTTGCGGCGGAAGCGGGCGTAGATCAGCACGCAGACCAGGACGACGGTGCACAGCACCGCCGGGTAGGACCATGGCCAGTCCAGCTCCGGCATGTACTCGAAGTTCATCCCGTAGATGCCGGCCACCATGGTCGGCACCGCGGCGATCGCCACCCACGCCGAGATCTTGCGCATGTCGGTGTTCTGCTGCATGCCGACCTTGGCCAGCGCCGCCTGCACCAGTGAGGTGAGCAGGTCGTCGTAGCCGGCGATCCGCTCGGCGGCCTGGATCTGATGGTCCAGGACGTCGCGCATGTAGCGCAGCACCTCCTTGGACAGCAGATCGCGATAGTCGTTCTGCAGCTTGGTCAGCGCGTCGGTCAGCGGCGCCACCGCCCGGCGAAGTTCCAGGACCTCGTGCTTGAGCATGTAAATCGCGGTGACGTCGGTGCGGCCGCCGGCGGAGAAGATGTCCTCCTCCATGTCGTCGATGTCGCCCTCGACCAGGGCGGTGACCGCCAGGTAGCGGTCGACCACATGGTCGGCGATCGCGTGCATGACGGCGAACGGGCCCAGCCGCAACTGGTTCTGCTCGTCTTCGAGCTGCCGGCGCACCGCCGCGAGGCCGCTGTGCTCGCCGTGCCGGACCGTCACGACGAAGTCGTGTCCGACGAACACCATGATCTCGCCGGTTTCGACGATCTCGCGGGCATTTTCGATCGACTCGTGCGGAACGTAGTTGACCGTCTTGAGCACCAGAAACAGGGTGTTGTCGTAGAGCTCCAGCTTGGGTCGCTGATGGGCGTGCACGGCGTCCTCGACGGCCAGCGCGTGCAGGCCGAAATCGGCTGCCACCGTTTGCATCTGCTGCTCGTCGGGCTCGTGCAGGCCAATCCAGGCGAATGCGGTGCGGCCATCCTCGCGCAGCTCGCGCAGCTTCTGCACCGCCGCCCGATGGGTCCGCGGACCGGGCAACCGCTTGCCGTCGAGGTAGACCGCGCAGTCCACCATCGCCTCGGCGACCGGCACCGGCGCGCGCTGGGTGTCGGGTTCACCGGGGCGTCCGTGCGGCGGGAGCGCGCGGAACGACGGCATCGCGAACCTCCTGTCCCGACGGCGGGGATCAGCGGTCATGGTACGTGCTCGGGTGGCCGGCCGAGGCGATCCACACTGCCGGGTCCGGGGCCCGGAGTCGAGTACCCTGGCGCCGTGGCGGAATGGGCGAGCACCCTGCGGGTGACACTGGCCGCGGGGCTGGCCGCGCTGCTGGTGGCCTGCGGCGGTCCGCCGCCACCGCCGCCGGACCTGGTGATCGGCGCATCCGAGCGGCCGGAGTCGGTGCTGCTGGCCAATGTCTACGCCGCCGCGCTGCGGTTCTACGGCACCCCGGTGCGGGTCGAACAGTTCGACGATCCACTGACCGCGCTGGACTCGGGCGCGGCGACCATCGTGGCGGGGCTGACCGGCGGATGGCTGCAGCGGTTCGCCCCGGGCAGCGGCGGGCGCGCCGATGAGACGGTGTACCGGCAGATGGTCGGCGTGCTGCCGGAGGGCATCGGGGCCGGGGACTACACCACCGCAGCGGAGGACAAGGCGGCCGCCGCGGTCACCGAGCGCACCGCGACGGCCTGGGGCGGCCGTGAGCTGACCACCGCGCTGCGGCGGTGCGCCGAGCTGCGGCCCGGCGCGGTGCGCGGGGCCGCCGTGCCGGCCAAGGTCGGCCGCTGCGCGCCGCCGAAACCGGTCGAATTCGCCGACGACGCGACGCTGTTCGACGCGCTGCGCACCGGTGCGATCAACCTGGCGTGGACCAGCACCGCCGATCCGGGCGTGCCGGCCGACATCGTGCTGCTCGCCGACGAGAAGCCGGCGCTGATCCGCGCGCAGAACGTGGTGCCGCTGTACCGGCGCAACGAGCTGGGCCCGCAGCAGGTGGTCGCGCTCAACGAGGTCGCCGGGGTGCTGGACACCGCGTCGCTCAAACAGCTGCGGGCCGAGGTCGCTGCGGGCGCGGACCCGCGGCTGGTCGCCGATCGCTGGCTGGCCGACAACCCGATCGGCGCCACCGGGCACTGATCTCGACCGAGCGTTTCGCGCTGCGTCAGTGCCCGTTCTTGACGAGCATGCCCATCACCCGCGAGAAGATGCTCTGGTAATTCGAGCCGAGGATCCGCACCAGCACGTCGAGCGACTTGGCGTCGGCGCCCACCAGCACCCGGGCCTTCTTCTTGCGGACGGCCTCCAGGATGATCTCGGCGGCCCGCTCGGGGGAGGTGCGCGCCAGCTTCTTGTCGAACTGGGCGGCCAGATCGGCGGCGTCGAGGTCTTCCACCGAGCCGGCGTTGCGCGCGATGGCGGTCTTGATGCCGCCGGGATGCACCGTGGTCACCGCGACGGGCCGCTTCTTGGTGATCATCTCCTGGCGCAGCGCCTCGGTGAAGCCGCGGACCGCGAACTTGGCCGCGTTGTAGGCGGACTGGCCCGGCACCGCGAAGATGCCGAACAGGCTGGAGACGTTGATGACGTGGCCGTCGCCGGACTCGAGCAGGTGGGGCAGGAACGCCTTGGTGCCGTTCACCACGCCCCAGAAGTCGACATCCATCACCCGCTCGATGTCCTTGAAGCCCATCACCTCGACGTCGCCGGTGAACGCGATGCCGGCGTTGTTGTAGATCTGGTGCACGACGCCGAAGTGCTCCTTGACCTCGTCGGCGTAGATCAGGAACGCCTCGCGTTCGGTCACGTCGAGGCGATCGGCCTTGACCGGGGCGCCGATGGACTTGAGCAGGGCCTCGGTCTCGGCCAGGCCCGCCACGTCGACGTCGCTGATGGCGAGCTTGGCACCGGATCGGCCCAGTTCGAGGGCCAGCGCGCGCCCGATGCCCGATCCGGCGCCGGTGACGACGGCGACCTTGCCGGCGAAGCCTTGCATGAACACTCCTGACGTTGAGGAAACTTGCCGGACCAGGCTAGCCGATACCGGCGGTACTGCCACCGGGGAGGCTCACTCGAAAAGCGGCGTCACTCAAAAGCGGCGTCACTCAAAAGCGGCGTCGAGAATCTCCTGCTGCTCGGCGGCGTGCACCTTCGACGAGCCCGACGACGGTGCGCTCATCGCCCGCCGGGAGATCCGCTTGATCCCGGTCAGCAGCTCCGGCAGCAGTTCCGGCAGCCACAGCCCGAACGTCGGCCACGGGCCCTGGTTGGCCGGCTCGTCCTGCACCCAGAAGTACTCCCGCACGTTCGGGTACAGCCCGAGCACGTGCCCGAGCCGCCGCGGCGGCAGCGGGTAGAGCTGCTCGATCCGGACGATGGCGACGTCCTCGCGCTTTTTCTTGGCCTTGCGTGCCACCAGGTCGTAGTAGATCTTCCCCGAGCACAGCAGCATCCGGGTGATCTTGCTGCGGTCGCCGATGCCGTCCTCGTAGCCGGGCTCTTCCAGCACCGAGCGGAACTTCACGTCGGTGAAGTCCTTCACGTCGCTGACGGCGGCCTTATTGCGCAGCATCGACTTCGGGGTGAAGACGATCAGCGGCCGGTGAATGCCGCCGAGCGCGTGCCGGCGCAGCAGGTGGAAATAGTTGGCCGGGGTGGACGGCTGCGCGACCGTCATCGAGCCCTCGGCGCACAGCTGCAGGAACCGCTCGATGCGCCCGGAGGTGTGGTCGGGGCCCTGGCCCTCGTGTCCGTGCGGCAGCAGCAGCACCACATCGGAGGTCTGGCCCCACTTGGCCTCGCCCGAGCTGACGAACTCGTCGATCACCGACTGGGCGCCGTTGACGAAGTCGCCGAACTGCGCCTCCCACAGCACCAGCGCGCTGGGATTGCCGACGGCATAGCCGTATTCGAAGCCGACCGCGGCGAACTCGCTGAGCGCGGAGTTGTAGATCATCAACTTGCCGCCGGTGGGCACGCCCTGCTCGTCGACCGCGAGCAGCTGCAGCGGGGTGAACTCCTCGCCGGTCCTGCGGTCGATGATCACCGCGTGCCGCTGGGTGAAGGTGCCGCGGCGGGTGTCCTGACCCGACATCCGGATCAGCTTGCCGTCGGCGACCAGCGACCCGAGCGCCAGCAGCTCGCCGAACGCCCAGTCGACCTTGCCCTCGTAGGCCATCTCGCGGCGCTTCTCCAGCACCGGCTGCACCCGCGGATGTACCGAGAAGCCCTCGGGAACCGCCAGGTGCGCGTCGCCGATCCGGGCCAGCATGGCCTTGTCGACGGCGGTGTTGAGCCCGTGCGTGATGACCTGCTCGGTCTCCACCGACTCACTGGGCTCGGCGGTGAACTTCTCCAGGTCACGAACCTGGTTGAAGACCTGTTCCAGCTGGCCCTGGTAGTCGCGCAGCGCGACCTCGGCTTCCTTCATGGAGATGTCGCCGCGGCCGATCAGCGCCTCGGTGTAGTGCTTGCGGACACCGCGCTTGCGGTCGATGACGTCGTACATGGCCGGCTGGGTCATCGACGGATCGTCGCCCTCGTTGTGCCCGCGGCGGCGGTAGCACAGCATGTCGATGACGACGTCCTTCTTGAACGCCTGGCGGAAGTCGACGGCCAGCCGGGCGACCCAGTCGCAGGCCTCCGGGTCGTCGCCGTTGACGTGGAAGATCGGCGCACCGATCATCTTGGCCACATCGGTGCAGTACTCGCTGGAGCGCGAGTTCTCCGGGGAGGTGGTGAACCCGATCTGGTTGTTGACCACCATGTGGATGGTGCCGCCGACGCGGTACCCGCGCAGCAGCGCCAGGTTCAGCGTCTCGGCCACCACGCCCTGGCCGGCGAACGCGGCGTCGCCGTGCAGCATCAGCGGCACCACCGTGTAGCCCTCGGGGGTGTCGCCCTTGTTGAGCAGGTCCTGCTTGGCCCGGACCAGCCCCTCCAGCACCGGGTCGACGGCCTCCAGGTGGCTGGGGTTGGCCGTCAGCGACACCTCGATGTCGTTGTCGCCGAACATCTGGATGTAGGTGCCCGAGGCGCCCAGGTGGTACTTGACGTCGCCGGAGCCGTGCGCCTGCGACGGGTTCAGGTTGCCCTCGAACTCGCCGAAGATCTGCGCGTAGGGCTTGCCGACGATGTTGGCCAGCACGTTGAGCCGGCCGCGGTGCGGCATGGCGATGACGACCTCGGTGAGGGCGTGCTCGGCGCACTGGTCGATCGCGGCGTCCATCATCGGGATGATGGTTTCCGCGCCCTCCAACGAGAACCGTTTCTGCCCAACGTATTTAGTCTGCAGGAAGGTCTCGAAGGCCTCCGCGGCGTTGAGCCGGCTGAGGATGTACTTCTGCTGGGCCAGGGTCGGCTTGTCGTGCCTGCGCTCGATGCGATCCTGCAGCCACTTCTGCTGCTCGGGCTCCAGGATGTGGGTGTACTCCACGCCGATGTGCCGGCAGTAGGCGTCGCGCAGCACCGAAAGCACGTCGCGCAGCTTCTTGTACTGCTTGCCGGCGAACCCGTCGACCTTGAACTCACGGTCCAGGTCCCACAGCGTGAGCCCGTGGGTGAGCACGTCGAGGTCGGGGTGGCTGCGGAACCGGGTGTTGTCCAGCCGCAGCGGGTCGATGTCGGCCATCAGGTGGCCGCGGTTGCGGTAGGCGGCGATCAGCTCGATGACGCGGGCGTTCTTGTCGGCGATCGAGTCGGGGTTGTCGGTGCGCCAGCGCACCGGCTCGTAGGGAATGCCGAGCTCGTAGAAGATCTCGTCGAAGAAGTCGTCGGACAGCAGCAGCTGGTGCACGGTGCGCAGGAAGTCGCCGGACTCCGCGCCCTGAATGATCCGGTGGTCGTAGGTCGAGGTCAGGGTGATCAGCTTGCCGATGCCCAGGTCGGCGATGCGCTCCTCGCTGGCGCCCTGGAACTCCGCCGGGTACTCCATCGCGCCGGCGCCGATGATCGCGCCCTGCCCGGCCATCAGCCGCGGCACCGAGTGCACGGTGCCGATGGTGCCCGGGTTGGTCAGCGAGATCGTCACACCGGAGAAGTCATCGCCGGTGAGCTTGCCGTCGCGGGCCCGCCGGACAATGTCCTCGTAGGCGGCGATGAACTGGCCGAACTTCATCGTCTCGCAGCCCTTGATGGCGGCGACGACCAGCGTTCGTTTTCCGTCCTTGCCCGGCAGGTCGATGGCCAGGCCCAGGTTGGTGTGGGCCGGGGTGACGGCGCTGGGCTTGCCGTCGATCTCGGCGAAATGCCGGTTCATGTTCGGGAACGCCTTGACCGCCTGGACCATCGCGTAGCCGAGCAGGTGGGTGAAGCTGATCTTGCCGCCGCGGGTGCGCTTGAGATGGTTGTTGATGACGACCCGGTTGTCGATCATCAGCTTGGCCGGGATCGCCCGCACGCTGGTCGCCGTCGGCACCGTCAGCGAGTTGTTCATGTTCTTGACGACGGCGGCCGCGGCGCCGCGCAGCACCTGGCTGGTGTCCTCGGTGGCGGCGGCCGCCGGGGCCGGCGCGGGGGCGGGCTTGCCGGCGTCGGGGGCCGAGGCGCCGGTGCTGCTGGCCGGGGTCTTGGCCGGGGGCACCGGCCGCGACGGCGGGGCCGGCGGAGCGACGGCCGGGGTCTTCGCCGCGGCGGCCTTTGCCGCCGGCGCCTTTGCCGCGGGTGCCGCCGCGGGTGCCGGGGCCGCGGGTGCGGCCTGCGGCACGGCGTCGTCGATCACCGGGTCGGGGTTGTAGTCGACCAGGAACTCGTGCCAGCTGGGATCGACCGAGGCGGGATCCTCGCGGAACTTGCGGTACATCTCCTCGACCAGCCACTCATTCTGGCCGAAAGGTGAACTTGTACTGCTCACGGAAGCTGCTCGCCTCGATTCATATCGCGGGGTGTGGCAGGCGGTCCGGTGGGCCGCCCAGCACATGTTGTGTCATCACTTCGTGTCGTCGCGGTGTCAAGGCTAGCGCCTTGGCAGCGTCGGGGTGGCCGCACTGCGCACAGTTGCCCGGACCCGTCGGGGGCACCCGCCCGGGGGGCCGCGCCGGGGCCCGTCGACCTGCCCGAACGCCGCGACCCGGTCGGCGACGGGCTACCGGCTCAGCGCCGGTTTCGGGTCGGGGTTGCTTGGGGCCGCGGGCAACTCCAGCAGCGTCGACGGCCAGACCGTCGGGGCCGGACCGAACGCCTCGTTGGCGTTCTGCACGAACTTGCGGCCGATCAGCCAGTTTCCGACCGCGCCGATCACCGCGCCGATGCCCATCGGCAGCACCTTGCCGACCGTCAGGGCGCTGCGCTTGAGCGCCCACTTCTTGGCGAAGTGCCGCAGCATCCGGGAATTGAGCTGGCCGAGCACCGGCAGCGGAAGCGCCGCCGCGCCGTCGGACATCCAGCCGCCGCGGATTCGGCTGGTGCCGAGCACGTTGGCCACCGCGTGTTTGCCGTCCTCGCCGGAGAGCACGTAGAGCACCAGGGCGCGCCGGCGGTCCCGGTCGGTGGCTTCGATGCCGTACACCTCGGCCATCGCCAGCACGAACACCGTCGTCGCCTCCAGGAACAGCACCGTCTCGCCGCTGACCGCCGCCAGCGCGGTCAGCGTGCCGATGCCCGGCAGGATCGCCGCCGATCCGATCGCCGCGCCGCTGGCAATCACCGTCACCAGATAGGTGCGCTGGATCCGCTTGACGATGTCGGCCGGTGTGGCATGCGGCCGCTTGCGGCGCAAGCGCTGCACGTAGCGGCGGATCGCCGGGCCCTGCAGCCGGGAACTGGTCTCCAGCAGATAGGACAGCAGCTTGGCCGACGTGCCGGGCTCCTCGGCGGGGCCGGCGGCGTCGCCGTTGCGGGCCGGCAGGTGGTCGGGCTTTCCGGCGGGCGTCTTTCCAGCGGGCGTCTTTCCAGCGGGCATGGGGCCTCCGTCGCAGTGTGGCCTGGGCGTTCCCAGGCTAACCGGTGACAACGCCCGGCGGTCGCCGATGGTTTCCGCCGTCGTCGACGACGTGATCGAGGCGGCACCGCAACCCGGTTGTCGCGTGCTGCGGGCCGCCTCCGGCCGCACCCGACTACCCTGAGTTGGCGATGACCTCACGAGCTGACATCCCCTCTCGAGCTTCGGGCAACCCGTGGCACGCGCTGTGGGCGATGATGATCGGCTTCTTCATGATCCTGGTCGACTCGACCATTGTCGCGGTCGCCAACGACACCCTGATGGAAGCCCTGCACGTCGAGGGGCAGTACGACCGGATCATCTGGGTCACCAGCGCCTACCTGCTGGCCTACGCGGTGCCGCTGCTGGTCGCCGGTCGGCTCGGTGACCGGTTCGGGCCGAAGAACCTGTATCTGATCGGGCTGTTCATCTTCACCGCCGCGTCGCTGTGGTGCGGGCTGTCCGGGTCGATCGAGATGCTGATCGCGGCCCGCGTGGTGCAGGGCATCGGCGCGGCGCTGCTGACCCCGCAGACCCTGTCGACCATCACCAAGATCTTCCCGGCCGCCAACCGCGGCGTGGCGATGAGCGTGTGGGGGGCCACCGCCGGGGTGGCGACGCTGGTCGGTCCGCTGGCCGGCGGCGTCATCATCGACCACTGGGGCTGGAGCTGGATCTTCTTCGTCAACGTCCCGATCGGTGTGCTCGGCCTGATCGTCGGCGCCTGGCTGATCCCGACGCTGCCGACCGAGCAGCACCGCTTCGACATCCTCGGCGTGGTGCTGTCCGGCATCGGCATGTTCCTGGTGGTGTTCGGCCTGCAGGAGGGCCAGATTCAGAACTGGTCGGCGCTGATCTGGCTGATGATCATCGGTGGCGTCGCGGTGATGGGGCTGTTCTTCTACTGGCAGTCGATCAACCGGCACGAGCCGCTGATCCCGCTGCGGGTGTTCCGCGACCTGGACTTCACCGTGTCGGCGTTCGGGGCGGCCATCATCGCGTTTGCGGTGACCGGGATGGTGCTGCCGGTGTACTTCTATGCCCAGCAGGTGATGGGCCTGAGCCCGACCCGCTCGGCGCTGCTGACCGCGCCGATGGCGGTGGCCAGCGGCCTGCTGGCGCCGTGGGTCGGCCGGATCATCGACCGGGCGCACCCGGTGCCGGTGATCGGCTTCGGCTTTTCCACCCTGGCGATCGGCCTGACCTGGCTGTCGGTGGAGATGACGGCCACCACCCCGGTGTGGCGGCTGGTGATCCCGTTCATCGTGCTCGGTGTCGGGATGGCGTTCATTTGGGCGCCGTTGGCGGCGACGGCCACCCGCCGGCTGCCCACCGACATCGCCGGCGCCGGTTCCGGGGTGTACAACGCCACCCGGCAGGTCGGCTCGGTGCTCGGCAGCGCCGGGATGGCGGCGTACCTGAGCGGGCGGATCAGCGCCGAGCTGCCGCCGGGGACCCCGCCGGCGAGCCCCGGCGACGGCACCGTCCGCCAGCTGCCCGAATTCCTGCTGGAGCCGTTCGCGACGGCCTATTCCCAGTCCCTGTTGCTGCCTGCCGCGGTGGGCCTGCTCGGGGTGGTGGCCGCGCTGTTTCTGGCCGGCGGCGCCAGCGTGCTGCGCCGCGGTCCGGTCGAGCGGGTCGGCGGCGCGGCCGGCGACGACACCGACGAGTTGGTGCCGCTGGGGGTCTTCGAGGACGCCGTCGCGTTCTGGCGCGATCCCGGCGGTGCCGGCCCCGACGCCGGCCCGGAGCCGGCGCATCCGCCGGGCGAG contains:
- a CDS encoding SDR family NAD(P)-dependent oxidoreductase, whose amino-acid sequence is MQGFAGKVAVVTGAGSGIGRALALELGRSGAKLAISDVDVAGLAETEALLKSIGAPVKADRLDVTEREAFLIYADEVKEHFGVVHQIYNNAGIAFTGDVEVMGFKDIERVMDVDFWGVVNGTKAFLPHLLESGDGHVINVSSLFGIFAVPGQSAYNAAKFAVRGFTEALRQEMITKKRPVAVTTVHPGGIKTAIARNAGSVEDLDAADLAAQFDKKLARTSPERAAEIILEAVRKKKARVLVGADAKSLDVLVRILGSNYQSIFSRVMGMLVKNGH
- a CDS encoding ABC transporter ATP-binding protein, with the protein product MAEIVLSQVTKSYPDGAGVREVVRDLSLTIADGEFLILVGPSGCGKSTTLNMIAGLDDISSGELLIDGQRVNEKAPKDRDIAMVFQSYALYPHMTVRQNIAFPLTLAKLGKAEIEAKVQETARILDLTELLDRRPAQLSGGQRQRVAMGRAIVRKPKAFLMDEPLSNLDAKLRVQMRGEIAALQKRLGTTTVYVTHDQTEAMTLGDRVVVLLGGVAQQIGTPAELYQRPANLFVAGFIGSPAMNFLPAALTDFGVELPFGEVTLPPETLEIIAEHPRADRLIAGVRPEHFEDAAVIDGYQRIQALTFSTVADRVESLGADKYVHFRIPGAPAVAAEQLAELAAESGGRDGCVARVSADSAAAEGAEIELALDTAKLVLFDADSGVNLTIPRR
- a CDS encoding suppressor of fused domain protein, whose protein sequence is MSAVVDRVREQLRAHFAAAGNLAEPASASVTFLGLEPIQVLRFGPDSAGVLSYVSVGCARHPMADPTDIAADPHRGPRAEVVVTLRAGLPTAGLARSVALLAATPAVEGVVLTPDALIDLGAPLWEPTTAGVFSAFLLGDSSIGAVELDPPAEPVVFLSAVPITATEAAWVRLKGAPALREAWEQDGVDVTDPARRAWSPS
- a CDS encoding magnesium and cobalt transport protein CorA, translated to MPSFRALPPHGRPGEPDTQRAPVPVAEAMVDCAVYLDGKRLPGPRTHRAAVQKLRELREDGRTAFAWIGLHEPDEQQMQTVAADFGLHALAVEDAVHAHQRPKLELYDNTLFLVLKTVNYVPHESIENAREIVETGEIMVFVGHDFVVTVRHGEHSGLAAVRRQLEDEQNQLRLGPFAVMHAIADHVVDRYLAVTALVEGDIDDMEEDIFSAGGRTDVTAIYMLKHEVLELRRAVAPLTDALTKLQNDYRDLLSKEVLRYMRDVLDHQIQAAERIAGYDDLLTSLVQAALAKVGMQQNTDMRKISAWVAIAAVPTMVAGIYGMNFEYMPELDWPWSYPAVLCTVVLVCVLIYARFRRNDWL
- a CDS encoding carbohydrate ABC transporter permease yields the protein MTTRAPARSDDRRAQRRLAYWLISPAAVLMVAVTGYPILYAVWLSLQQYNLAMPDERSFVWFANYQTVLTDGYWWSALGVTTAITVVSVAIEFVIGLALALVMHRTIFAKSMVRTAILIPYGIVTVAASYSWYYAWTPGTGYLANLLPDGAAPLTEQWPSLAVIVLAEVWKTTPFMALLLLAGLALVPDDLLRAAQVDGAGHWQRLIRVILPLMKPAILVALLFRTLDAFRIFDNIYVLTGGSNDTASVSILGYDNLFKGFSLGLGSAISVLVFLCVALIAVIFIRLFGAAAPGSEGEASR
- a CDS encoding carbohydrate ABC transporter permease; this translates as MTQRWGAGRVTGWTVVNIAVLIYALLPVLWILSLSLKPTSTVKDGNLIPTSITLDNYRAIFSGGAGFDSALINSIGIGLITTVIAVIIGGMAAYAVARLEFTGKKLLIGVALLIAMFPQISLVTPLFNIWRQTGLFDTWPGLIIPYITFALPLAIYTLSAFFREIPWELEKAAKMDGATPAQAFRKVIAPLAAPGIVTAAILVFIFAWNDLLLALSLTATPRSITAPVAIANFTGSSQFEEPTGSIAAGAMVITVPIIIFVLIFQRRIVAGLTSGAVKG
- a CDS encoding glycine betaine ABC transporter substrate-binding protein, with the protein product MAEWASTLRVTLAAGLAALLVACGGPPPPPPDLVIGASERPESVLLANVYAAALRFYGTPVRVEQFDDPLTALDSGAATIVAGLTGGWLQRFAPGSGGRADETVYRQMVGVLPEGIGAGDYTTAAEDKAAAAVTERTATAWGGRELTTALRRCAELRPGAVRGAAVPAKVGRCAPPKPVEFADDATLFDALRTGAINLAWTSTADPGVPADIVLLADEKPALIRAQNVVPLYRRNELGPQQVVALNEVAGVLDTASLKQLRAEVAAGADPRLVADRWLADNPIGATGH